The Juglans microcarpa x Juglans regia isolate MS1-56 chromosome 2S, Jm3101_v1.0, whole genome shotgun sequence genome has a window encoding:
- the LOC121253240 gene encoding uncharacterized protein LOC121253240, with amino-acid sequence MQKKGLEETMHQLSNTLQHFMQGQATINNQNSQAINDIRSTLTKMTTAWSSQEKGKLPAQPQPNPQSQPPQGAVESSNVRQVKAVTTLRNGRVVNIPTQGSDKAGKVSKLVPNEAENGEFEQNETETEKISCPVPAPFPQRLVPLHKDKHQSEILEIFKHVRINIPLLDAIQQIPTYAKFLKDLCTVKRKLNVQKKDFLTEQVSAIIQSNTPPKYKDPRFTNNCLCYRKFKNWSSIVRSRFKCEFTAL; translated from the coding sequence ATGCAAAAGAAGGGACTTGAGGAGACGATGCATCAATTGTCAAACACCTTGCAGCATTTTATGCAAGGTCAAGCaacaatcaacaatcaaaactcTCAAGCGATAAATGACATTCGGAGCACACTTACAAAGATGACTACGGCATGGAGCTCTcaagagaaaggaaaacttcctgcacaacctcaacccaatccACAAAGTCAGCCACCACAAGGAGCGGTTGAGAGTTCAAATGTGAGGCAAGTGAAGGCGGTCACTACTTTGAGAAATGGTAGGGTGGTGAACATTCCAACTCAAGGTTCAGACAAGGCTGGTAAGGTCTCTAAACTTGTACCAAATGAGGCTGAAAATGGTGAGTTTGAACAAaatgaaactgaaactgaaaagattTCATGTCCTGTACCTGCTCCTTTTCCTCAAAGATTGGTTCCTCTGCACAAAGACAAACACCaatctgaaattttagaaatattcaagCATGTTAGGATTAATATCCCTTTGTTGGATGCTATTCAACAAATTCCTACATATGctaagtttctaaaagatttgtgtacggttaaaagaaaattaaatgtgcaaaagaaagaTTTTCTCACTGAGCAGGTCAGTGCCATAATTCAGAGCAATACCCCACCAAAATATAAAGACCCCCGGTTCACCAACAATTGCTTGTGTTATAGGAAGTTCAAAAATTGGTCAAGCATTGTTAGATCTAGGTTCAAGTGTGAATTTACTGCCTTATAA